In one Brassica oleracea var. oleracea cultivar TO1000 chromosome C9, BOL, whole genome shotgun sequence genomic region, the following are encoded:
- the LOC106319153 gene encoding F-box/LRR-repeat protein 10: MATTAVLDVDGFDEERSLDMLPAALLETIMTKLDVASLCSLASTCKTLKSCVSRVLTFTPNFHLFNVSLSMETVRPLLFPNQQLSSLKLDCGRLGNSAIDVLARPSLREISLHNCRDFSGDLISEIGRKCKDLRLLCLGSVAEKVGRTVTRGALEDLLNGCSHLEVLALMFDLSLYLRPDDGRIFGLASDKLTHLELGHISSRMMTQLLTSTGQDSVRALRNVQQLRLSVDCITDAVVKAISNCLTSLIDLDLRDAPLEDPRQLSDLTDFGLQEINQNGKLKRLSLIRSQEFHSAYFRRVSDQGMLFLAGKCLGMESICLGGFCRVTDAGFKTILHSCASLSKFSVYHGPKLTDLVFHDVLATALSLSHVSLRRCHLLTDHAVQKLAWNLKLENLDLRGCRNIRDEALQAISHLRKLKVLLLDGTDVSDTGLSYLREGVWDSLVSLSVRGCRNLTDKFMTTLFDGSSKLALRELDVSNLPNLTDAAVFALAKSGAPITKLQLRECRLIGDPSVMALASTRVYEDKCPGSSLGLLDLYDCGGITQLSFKWLKKPFFPRLKWLGITGSVNRDIVDALARRRPHLKVSCRGEELGIDGEDDWDSADIQQHMEAEEDELEQWILGDEGDVEMEDAEEESDDEGSEEEEE, encoded by the exons ATGGCTACCACCGCCGTCCTCGATGTTGACGGTTTCGATGAAGAGAGAAGCCTCGATATGTTACCAGCGGCTCTCCTGGAGACAATCATGACGAAGCTCGACGTGGCCTCTCTCTGCTCGTTGGCCTCCACTTGCAAAACACTCAAAAGCTGCGTCTCTCGTGTCCTCACTTTCACTCCCAACTTCCACCTCTTC AATGTTTCACTGTCAATGGAAACGGTTAGACCGTTGTTGTTTCCGAATCAGCAACTCTCTAGCCTTAAGCTTGACTGTGGACGCCTTGGGAACTCAGCCATTGACGTGCTGGCACGTCCTTCCCTTAGGGAGATCTCTCTTCACAACTGCCGCGATTTCAGTGGAGATCTCATCTCTGAGATCGGAAGGAAATGCAAGGATCTAAG GCTACTCTGTTTGGGCTCTGTAGCAGAGAAAGTTGGTCGAACCGTTACTCGTGGTGCTCTAGAAGATTTGCTGAACGGTTGCTCTCATTTAGAG GTCTTAGCACTCATGTTTGACCTCTCATTATACTTGCGTCCTGATGACGGCCGCATTTTCGGATTGGCCTCTGATAAACTCACCCATCTTGAGCTTGGACACATCTCCTCAAGGATGATGACTCAGCTACTCACATCAACTGGGCAAGACAGCGTCCGCGCGCTCCGAAACGTCCAGCAGCTGCGCCTCTCTGTTGATTGTATCACCGATGCTGTGGTTAAGGCAATATCTAATTGTCTCACGTCGTTGATTGATCTGGACCTGAGAGACGCGCCCCTCGAGGATCCGAGGCAACTGTCAGACCTCACGGACTTCGGGCTTCAGGAGATCAACCAAAACGGCAAGCTGAAGCGCCTCTCTCTGATCCGCAGCCAGGAGTTTCACTCTGCTTACTTCCGTCGAGTTAGCGACCAAGGGATGCTGTTTCTTGCTGGCAAATGCTTGGGGATGGAGAGCATTTGTCTCGGCGGGTTTTGCCGGGTGACGGACGCTGGTTTCAAGACCATCCTCCACTCTTGCGCTAGCCTCTCCAAGTTCAGCGTATACCACGGACCTAAACTGACCGATCTTGTTTTCCACGACGTCTTAGCGACCGCTCTCTCGCTCAGCCACGTTAGCCTGAGGAGGTGCCATCTTCTGACGGATCACGCGGTTCAGAAGCTGGCGTGGAATCTGAAGCTGGAGAATCTTGATTTGAGAGGGTGCAGAAACATAAGGGATGAAGCCTTGCAAGCCATCTCGCATCTACGGAAACTGAAGGTTTTGCTTCTTGATGGCACTGATGTGAGTGACACGGGTCTTTCTTACCTTAGAGAAGGAGTTTGGGATTCTCTAGTGTCGCTATCCGTCAGAGGCTGCAGAAACTTAACTGACAAATTCATGACTACTCTGTTTGATGGATCCTCGAAACTAGCACTCCGCGAGCTCGACGTGTCCAATCTTCCTAACCTGACAGATGCTGCCGTTTTCGCTCTAGCGAAATCCGGAGCTCCGATCACGAAGCTCCAGCTGAGAGAATGCAGACTGATAGGCGATCCCTCGGTCATGGCTCTTGCGTCTACACGGGTGTACGAAGACAAGTGTCCTGGGAGCAGCTTGGGTTTGTTGGATCTTTACGACTGTGGCGGCATAACTCAGCTCTCGTTCAAATGGCTGAAGAAACCGTTCTTCCCGAGGCTCAAATGGTTAGGGATCACTGGGAGTGTGAACAGAGATATTGTAGATGCTTTGGCGAGGAGACGACCGCATTTGAAGGTCTCTTGCCGCGGAGAAGAGCTTGGAATTGATGGGGAAGACGACTGGGACTCTGCTGACATACAGCAGCACATGGAAGCAGAGGAAGATGAGCTTGAACAGTGGATTCTTGGAGATGAAGGTGATGTTGAGATGGAGGATGCAGAAGAGGAGAGTGATGATGAAGGAAGTGAAGAAGAAGAAGAATGA
- the LOC106314240 gene encoding glutathione S-transferase T3-like — MNNSSGFRNLLYSESPIDLDSPERVWFGSQPPEPVGFGSQAPVGESGETVVESAIKERRKWSPQEDLILIGAQLNTNKDAVKNTEQKAGAFWKRIIDYYNASPLLVGTIPRELTPAKQRWARINADVSKFVGCYDQAMREQKSGENDDDLMKAAPDYYFKDQGHKFSMEHAWRELRRDQKWCSACKDGGKDKRKHVLEVDIDEEEGRPVGVKAAKATSKKKKSGKEEELSRLQAIMEIKQKLSNQKLLDRLLAKKVPLTEMETSLKLKLMSDML; from the coding sequence ATGAATAACAGCAGTGGTTTCCGTAACCTACTGTATAGTGAATCTCCTATTGACCTTGATTCACCCGAACGAGTTTGGTTCGGTAGCCAACCACCTGAGCCTGTTGGGTTCGGTAGCCAAGCTCCTGTTGGCGAGTCTGGTGAGACTGTTGTCGAGTCTGCTATCAAAGAGAGGAGGAAATGGTCCCCGCAAGAAGATTTAATACTGATTGGTGCTCAACTCAACACCAATAAAGATGCAGTAAAAAATACTGAGCAGAAAGCTGGTGCGTTCTGGAAGAGGATCATCGACTACTACAATGCAAGCCCTCTTCTGGTTGGGACAATACCGAGAGAGCTTACTCCAGCCAAGCAGCGGTGGGCTAGGATTAACGCAGATGTCTCCAAGTTCGTTGGTTGCTATGACCAGGCAATGAGGGAGCAGAAAAGTGGTGAAAACGATGATGATCTGATGAAAGCCGCACCAGACTACTACTTCAAGGATCAAGGCCACAAGTTCAGCATGGAACACGCCTGGAGGGAGCTGAGGCGTGACCAGAAATGGTGCTCAGCATGTAAAGACGGTGGGAAGGATAAGCGCAAACATGTCTTGGAGGTTGATATAGACGAGGAAGAGGGCAGACCGGTCGGGGTCAAGGCAGCGAAAGCTACTTCTAAGAAGAAGAAGAGTGGGAAAGAAGAGGAGTTGTCTCGTTTACAAGCCATCATGGAGATTAAACAGAAACTCTCTAACCAGAAACTTCTCGATCGTTTATTAGCCAAAAAAGTGCCATTAACTGAGATGGAAACATCACTTAAGCTCAAGCTTATGTCTGACATGTTATGA
- the LOC106315932 gene encoding NAC transcription factor 29-like — protein sequence MSKEIELPGFRFHPTEEELTDYYLKNMVCGKFSKVEVIGFLNIYRHDPWDLPRLSKIGEREWYFFVPRERKHGNGGRPSRTTEKGYWKATGSDRKIISLSEPKRVIGLKKTLVFYRGRAPGGSKTDWVMNEYRMPDNCTLPKDVVLCKIYRKATSLKVLEQRAEMESKMTQTCPNSPLSSSETISYVGKEENLMKTSFPFPQASAMQEANNNFMLQGHEEKQRETEMKESSSSLKLPCGVLPLPELQLPKQGLEWGQDQFLSISPWLQNLTPIVNLLNF from the exons ATGTCAAAAGAGATTGAGCTTCCAGGTTTCAGATTCCACCCGACCGAGGAGGAGCTTACTGATTACTACCTCAAGAACATGGTTTGCGGAAAATTCTCCAAAGTCGAAGTCATTGGTTTCCTCAACATCTATCGCCATGATCCATGGGACTTACCAC GTTTATCGAAAATCGGTGAGAGGGAATGGTATTTCTTTGTTCCAAGGGAAAGGAAGCATGGGAACGGAGGGAGGCCAAGCAGGACAACTGAGAAAGGATATTGGAAAGCAACTGGTTCCGACCGTAAGATCATAAGCTTGTCTGAGCCAAAACGTGTGATTGGGCTCAAGAAGACCCTTGTGTTCTACAGAGGTAGAGCACCAGGTGGAAGCAAGACTGATTGGGTCATGAACGAGTACCGTATGCCTGACAATTGCACCTTACCAAAG GACGTTGTGCTGTGTAAGATATACAGAAAAGCCACTTCCCTTAAAGTGTTGGAGCAAAGAGCAGAGATGGAATCTAAGATGACTCAAACATGCCCAAACTCTCCTCTCTCGTCTTCCGAGACCATTTCTTACGTTGGAAAAGAAGAAAACTTGATGAAGACTTCGTTCCCTTTTCCTCAAGCATCAGCCATGCAAGAAGCAAACAACAACTTCATGCTTCAAGGACATGAAGAGAAGCAAAGAGAAACAGAGATGAAGGAGTCTTCTTCATCGCTGAAGCTACCATGTGGAGTCTTGCCATTACCAGAGCTGCAATTACCTAAACAAGGATTAGAATGGGGACAAGACCAGTTCTTGAGTATAAGCCCATGGCTCCAGAATCTTACCCCAATTGTTAACCTACTAAATTTTTAG
- the LOC106317558 gene encoding probable inactive receptor-like kinase SSP has product MGCCHSLSSGEVPQQRAHQNHGEGDPPLTKFSFSDLNVATENFSLKNVVSESGGESSNIVYKGRLQNHGLIAVKKFNNMAWTDPKTFVEKAHRVGGMKHKRLVNLIGYCCEGNERLLVAEFMPNDTLAKHLFRRKNHTMEWEVRLKVAYSIAEALDCCSSAGFASYNNLSAYSILFDENGDACLSCFGLMKETNNDRKTAGSVNPESVMFRFGTILVDLLSGKPIPPSHAHDMIHGKNVAELIDPNLKGKFSADEATIVFKLAFKCLQYEDRESRNTKHIVRTLETLQTKTDAPSYAMLEMAHHRELSSNKLSPLGKACLRMDLTAIHKILVIAEYEDDKEVVEFSFEEWMEEAKDIQEVRKHGDQAFLEQDFETAINCYSQFIDSRRTVYPSVYARRSLCYLFCNQPDRALHDGMIAQEVFPDWPTAFYLQSVALSKLNMITDSADTLKEATLFEAKRHHRKQDS; this is encoded by the exons ATGGGGTGTTGCCACTCATTGTCTTCCGGGGAAGTTCCTCAACAGCGAGCCCACCAAAACCACGGAGAAGGAGATCCACCATTGACAAAGTTTTCCTTCTCCGATCTCAACGTGGCCACCGAAAATTTTAGTTTGAAAAATGTTGTTTCAGAGAGCGGAGGAGAATCGTCCAATATTGTCTACAAGGGCCGTTTGCAGAATCATGGTTTGATCGCTGTTAAAAAATTTAATAATATGGCTTGGACTGATCCCAAGACATTTGTG GAGAAGGCACATAGAGTTGGGGGGATGAAGCACAAGAGACTCGTTAATTTGATTGGATATTGCTGTGAAGGAAATGAAAGGCTTCTCGTTGCCGAGTTCATGCCAAATGATACTCTTGCTAAGCATTTGTTCCGTC GGAAAAATCATACCATGGAATGGGAAGTGCGATTGAAAGTAGCATATTCTATAGCTGAAGCATTGGATTGTTGTAGTAGTGCAGGCTTTGCATCCTACAATAATTTAAGTGCTTACTCAATTCTGTTTGATGAG AATGGTGATGCATGTCTTTCCTGTTTTGGGTTAATGAAGGAGACCAACAATGATCGAAAAACAGCCG GAAGTGTGAACCCTGAAAGTGTGATGTTTAGATTTGGTACCATCCTTGTGGATTTGCTAAGTGGAAAGCCAATTCCTCCAAGCCAT GCTCATGATATGATACATGGGAAAAATGTTGCTGAGTTGATTGATCCAAACTTGAAGGGAAAGTTCTCTGCAGACGAAGCTACCATAGTTTTCAAACTCGCCTTTAAATGTCTGCAATACGAGGATAGAGAGAGTCGCAACACAAAACACATTGTTAGAACACTTGAAACCTTGCAAACTAAAACAGAT GCTCCATCTTACGCAATGCTTGAAATGGCACATCATAGAGAGTTATCTTCGAATAAACTTTCGCCACTAGGAAAGGCCTGTTTGAGAATGGACCTCACAGCTATTCATAAAATCTTGGTGATAGCAGAATATGAAGATGACAAGGAGGTGGTTGAG TTCTCTTTCGAAGAATGGATGGAAGAGGCAAAAGATATTCAAGAGGTTCGAAAACATGGTGATCAAGCCTTCCTAGAGCAAGACTTTGAAACCGCCATTAACTGTTATTCTCAG TTCATTGATTCTAGGAGAACGGTGTATCCAAGTGTTTATGCGAGGCGTAGTCTATGCTATTTATTCTGCAATCAACCAGATCGAGCACTTCACGATGGGATGATTGCGCAAGAAGTATTCCCTGATTGGCCAACCGCCTTCTACTTGCAGTCTGTGGCACTATCCAAATTAAATATGATCACTGATTCTGCTGATACTTTGAAAGAGGCAACTCTTTTTGAAGCAAAAAGACATCACCGTAAGCAAGATTCTTGA
- the LOC106318838 gene encoding ubiquitin domain-containing protein DSK2b-like: MGGEGDSNKPLTAGDVGEGEGGALVAVNVRCSNGSKFSVSTSLDSTVEAFKELVAQNSDVPANQQRLIYKGRILKDDQTLLSYGLQGDHTVHMVRGFAPSSAPPPPPPSATVTQDNTSNLGESLFPGLGFNPLGGGSLFGAPPDLEQAQQQLAQNPNMVRDMMNSPAIQNLMNNPEFMRSIIMSNPQMRDLVDRNPELGHVLNDPSILRQTLEAARNPELMREMMRNTDRAMSNIESMPEGFNHLRRMYENVQEPLMNATTMSGNAGSNAASNPFAALLGNQGVTTTTTTTQGSDGSTNAETGTGNGIPNANPLPNPWGATAGQTNAPGRPNSGGDARSPGLGGLGGLGGLGMLGADSPLGAIPDASQLNQMLQNPAMSQMMQSMLSNPQYVNQLINLNPQLRSMLDSHPQLREMMQNPDLLRQFSSPEMMQQMMSLQQLLSSQNRNTTSQEPGQTGAAAAGAGNNGGMDLLMNLFGSLGAGGLSGTNQPSVPPEERFATQLQQLQEMGFHDRAENIRALLATNGNVNAAVERLLGSIGQ; this comes from the exons ATGGGTGGAGAAGGAGATTCGAATAAGCCGCTGACTGCTGGTGATGTTGGCGAAGGAGAAGGAGGAGCTCTGGTGGCCGTCAACGTCAGATGCTCTAACGGATCCAAATTCAGCGTGAGCACGAGCCTCGATTCGACGGTGGAAGCCTTCAAAGAGCTGGTGGCGCAGAACAGCGACGTCCCAGCGAATCAGCAGCGGTTGATTTACAAAGGTCGCATCCTCAAGGACGATCAGACTCTTCTCAGCTACG GTTTGCAGGGTGATCACACGGTTCATATGGTTCGTGGCTTTGCACCATCTTCAGCACCACCACCACCACCTCCTTCTGCTACTGTTACTCAAGATAATACCTCGAATCTTGGAGAATCTTTGTTCCCTGGGCTTGGATTCAACCCTTTGGGCGGTGGGAGCTTATTCGGAGCACCACCGGATCTTGAGCAGGCTCAGCAGCAGCTAGCTCAAAACCCTAACATGGTTAGAGACATGATGAACTCCCCAGCCATCCAGAATCTTATGAACAACCCCGAGTTCATGAGGAGTATTATCATGAGCAACCCTCAGATGCGTGACCTTGTTGATCGCAACCCTGAGCTTGGCCACGTGCTTAACGACCCGAGCATCCTCAGGCAGACTTTGGAAGCTGCGAGGAACCCGGAGCTGATGCGTGAGATGATGCGGAATACTGATAGGGCAATGAGTAATATTGAGTCTATGCCTGAGGGGTTTAACCATCTGAGGCGTATGTATGAGAATGTTCAGGAACCGCTCATGAATGCTACTACTATGTCCGGGAACGCTGGGAGCAATGCGGCTTCTAATCCTTTTGCTGCTCTCCTTGGGAACCAGGGGGTTACTACTACTACTACTACTACACAAGGTAGCGATGGTTCTACTAATGCTGAAACGGGGACAGGAAATGGTATTCCGAATGCAAACCCACTTCCTAATCCTTGGGGTGCTACGGCTG GCCAGACAAATGCCCCAGGAAGGCCAAATTCTGGTGGGGATGCGAGAAGCCCCGGACTTGGTGGTCTTGGTGGTTTAGGAGGACTTGGTATGCTTGGAGCGGATTCACCTCTTGGTGCCATTCCAGATGCTTCTCAGTTGAACCAGATGTTGCAAAATCCAGCCATGTCCCAGATGATGCAAAGCATGCTTTCCAATCCACAATACGTGAACCAG CTTATCAATCTCAACCCACAGCTCCGAAGTATGCTTGATTCGCATCCTCAATTGAGGGAAATGATGCAGAACCCAGATCTCCTCCGTCAATTTAGCTCCCCGGAGATGATGCAG CAAATGATGTCTCTACAGCAATTACTTTCCTCCCAGAATAGAAATACGACCAGCCA GGAACCAGGGCAAACTGGTGCTGCTGCCGCAG GAGCAGGAAATAACGGAGGGATGGATTTATTGATGAATCTGTTTGGCAGTCTTGGCGCTGGTGGCCTTAGTGGCACAAACCAACCCAGTG TTCCTCCTGAGGAACGTTTTGCGACTCAATTGCAGCAGCTACAAGAAATGGGATTCCATGACAGAGCAGAGAACATAAGGGCTTTGCTTGCAACCAATGGAAACGTTAACGCTGCTGTAGAACGGCTCTTGGGAAGTATTGGCCAGTAG
- the LOC106313741 gene encoding probable serine/threonine-protein kinase NAK yields the protein MGLCWSSSPSRSPSTTTTTTTPASTGNISSGPFKSTTTGTSRSTISNFSGFSAASGEDAYPEGQILPNPNLRIFSLAELRASTRNFKSENVLGEGGFGKVFKGWLEEKGPGSHSSTGTVIAVKKLNSESFQGFEEWQCEVNFLGRISHPNLVKLLGYCLEGDDLLLVYEYMQKGSLENHLFRKGSVVQPLSWEIRLKIAIGAAKGLAFLHASEKQVIYRDFKASNILLDASYNAKLSDFGLAKLGPSASQSHITTRVMGTQGYAAPEYVATGHLYVKSDNYGFGVVLAEILTGLRAVDPLRPTGQQNLTDWIKPHLSERRKLRRIMDPRLEGKYPFKSAFRVAQLALKCLEPEQKNRPSMKEVVESLELVVAANEKPLERRTARDSPSVGHQQSHYRREHLTSFQPRQTVARAH from the exons ATGGGGCTTTGCTGGTCTTCTTCTCCATCTAGATCTCCTTCAACAACAACAACAACAACAACACCTGCCTCTACTGGTAATATCAGTTCAG GTCCGTTTAAGTCAACGACTACGGGAACATCAAGAAGTACCATATCTAACTTTAGTGGGTTCTCTGCTGCAAGTGGAGAAGATGCTTACCCTGAAGGTCAGATACTTCCCAATCCGAACTTGAGGATATTCAGCCTCGCAGAGCTTAGAGCTTCAACGAGGAACTTCAAGTCTGAGAATGTTCTCGGAGAGGGAGGGTTTGGGAAAGTCTTCAAAGGCTGGCTTGAAGAGAAAGGCCCCGGGAGTCACAGCAGCACTGGTACCGTGATTGCCGTCAAGAAACTCAACTCTGAAAGTTTCCAAGGATTTGAGGAATGGCAA TGTGAGGTGAATTTTCTTGGGAGGATTTCTCATCCGAACCTCGTGAAGCTGTTGGGGTATTGCTTGGAAGGCGACGACTTGCTTCTAGTGTATGAGTATATGCAGAAAGGAAGCTTAGAGAATCATCTCTTCAGAA AGGGTTCTGTTGTTCAGCCGCTCTCATGGGAGATAAGGCTTAAGATCGCAATAGGAGCAGCTAAAGGCTTAGCGTTTCTACACGCTTCAGAGAAGCAAGTAATCTATAGAGACTTCAAAGCTTCAAACATTCTACTTGATGCC TCATATAACGCCAAGCTGTCAGATTTTGGATTGGCCAAGTTAGGTCCTTCGGCGAGTCAATCTCACATCACAACACGAGTAATGGGTACACAAGGTTATGCAGCTCCAGAGTATGTTGCTACAG GTCATTTGTATGTAAAGAGCGATAACTACGGGTTTGGTGTCGTTTTAGCTGAGATCTTGACTGGTTTACGTGCGGTTGATCCTCTCCGTCCTACGGGACAACAGAATCTAACTGACTGGATCAAGCCTCATCTGTCTGAAAGAAGAAAGCTGAGGAGAATAATGGACCCTCGTCTAGAAGGAAAGTACCCTTTCAAATCTGCTTTCCGAGTGGCTCAACTGGCTCTGAAATGCCTTGAACCGGAACAAAAGAACCGTCCATCGATGAAAGAAGTGGTGGAATCGCTCGAACTCGTAGTAGCTGCCAATGAGAAACCGTTGGAACGAAGGACCGCTAGAGATTCCCCAAGTGTAGGTCACCAACAAAGCCATTACCGCAGAGAACATCTGACTTCTTTTCAACCGAGGCAAACCGTGGCTCGAGCTCACTAG